From the Nitrospirota bacterium genome, one window contains:
- the nfi gene encoding deoxyribonuclease V (cleaves DNA at apurinic or apyrimidinic sites), giving the protein MRIKRFHKWPETIEDAIAIQNTLREKVRTEISEVTLENLRLVAGADVSSSKKDDNIYAGVILFSYPSLSIIEESVISGKTRFPYIPGLLSFREGPVLIDAFKGLTRMPELAIFDGQGIAHPAGLGLATHLGLMLDIPSIGCAKNRLIGEYKDPSPRQGSFSPLIYKGIEVGAVLRTKDHVRPVFVSPGHKMDIRESVRIVLALSKGYRLPEVIRQSHILVNRLRSEE; this is encoded by the coding sequence TACAGAACACCCTCAGGGAAAAGGTTAGAACCGAAATAAGCGAGGTAACACTGGAGAATTTAAGATTGGTTGCGGGTGCAGATGTTTCTTCTTCAAAGAAGGATGATAATATCTATGCAGGAGTTATCCTTTTTTCCTATCCCTCACTCAGTATCATTGAAGAGAGTGTTATCTCAGGAAAGACAAGGTTTCCCTATATACCTGGTTTATTGAGCTTCAGGGAAGGACCGGTTCTAATAGATGCCTTTAAGGGACTCACGAGAATGCCAGAACTTGCTATATTTGATGGACAGGGCATCGCACACCCCGCAGGTTTAGGTCTTGCCACTCACCTTGGCCTTATGCTTGATATACCGAGTATAGGATGTGCAAAGAATCGTCTTATCGGAGAATATAAAGACCCCTCACCCCGACAGGGGAGTTTCTCGCCATTGATATATAAGGGTATTGAAGTAGGTGCAGTCCTCAGGACAAAGGACCATGTCAGACCTGTATTTGTTTCTCCAGGGCATAAAATGGATATAAGGGAGTCGGTAAGGATAGTGCTTGCCTTATCCAAGGGATACAGGCTACCTGAGGTTATAAGACAGTCACACATATTGGTAAATAGATTAAGGAGTGAGGAGTAA
- a CDS encoding endonuclease III domain-containing protein, translated as MTRRKDRGVHQKLMTIYKKLFSRFGPQHWWPGDIPFEVAIGAILTQNTAWGNVVKAINNLKREKLLDPVRLYHISEKRLAHLIKPSGYFNIKSKRLKSFIDMFYNDYHADIGRMISDSPDDLRERLLSVKGIGSETADSILLYACGYPVFVVDAYTKRILTRHGIIPEEYDYDDIQGIFHSSLPRDASLFNEYHALIVRVGKEYCRRIPRCEGCPLKEL; from the coding sequence ATGACTCGTAGAAAAGATAGGGGTGTGCATCAGAAATTAATGACTATTTATAAAAAACTCTTTTCCCGTTTTGGTCCCCAGCACTGGTGGCCAGGTGATATCCCATTTGAGGTAGCTATCGGAGCAATACTAACACAAAATACCGCATGGGGCAATGTGGTAAAGGCTATTAATAACCTCAAAAGAGAGAAACTCCTTGATCCTGTTCGGCTTTACCACATCTCAGAAAAGAGGCTTGCACATCTTATCAAGCCATCCGGCTATTTTAATATCAAGAGTAAGCGACTTAAATCATTCATAGACATGTTTTATAACGATTACCATGCTGACATTGGAAGGATGATTTCGGATTCCCCTGACGACCTCAGGGAAAGACTTTTATCTGTGAAAGGGATAGGTTCTGAGACCGCTGATTCTATACTGCTTTATGCATGTGGCTATCCTGTATTTGTAGTGGATGCATACACAAAGAGGATACTCACAAGGCACGGTATAATACCAGAAGAATATGATTATGATGATATACAGGGAATCTTCCACAGTTCATTACCAAGGGATGCCTCACTTTTCAATGAGTATCACGCCCTGATTGTAAGGGTGGGGAAGGAATACTGCAGAAGAATCCCTCGCTGTGAAGGATGCCCGTTAAAAGAGTTATGA